A stretch of Desulfurivibrio alkaliphilus AHT 2 DNA encodes these proteins:
- a CDS encoding NAD(P)/FAD-dependent oxidoreductase — MPSLNDQTGKSSLRIAVVGGGAAGMTASYYLGLRHRVDLFEAAPKLGGHVQTVMAKDGNNRDLPVDMGFIVFNDRTYPHFNRLLQKLGVQSAPTDMSFSYSEPHTGFAYAGTGLSGLFARRANIIDPSFWRMLLAVTKFCKNITRDLENNRLAHATLGRYLIENRYPKILMSRYLGPMVQAIWSAESGTPEDFPLDRFVRFFFNHGLLSVRGGPTWFYIPGGSHSYVHAFERSFKGNIRTSCPVQSVSRSASGPELKINDQHLRYDAVVLACHADTALSLLADPDEDEKNCLGPWRYVANDVVMHTDPSFLPANPRAWACWNVIADAEKRNEKVSVHYWMNLLQRFEAAKNYVVTLNPRRPVSQHSTLQRLAMSHPQFTVAALKTQAQFDRLQGSRSTYYCGSYHGNGFHEDAAASGVRVAELLGVEP, encoded by the coding sequence ATGCCAAGCCTAAATGATCAGACCGGAAAATCTTCTCTGCGGATAGCTGTTGTGGGAGGCGGGGCCGCCGGGATGACCGCTTCCTATTATCTTGGCCTTAGACACCGGGTTGATCTTTTCGAGGCAGCCCCAAAGCTTGGCGGCCATGTCCAAACCGTTATGGCCAAAGACGGGAATAACCGTGACCTGCCGGTGGATATGGGATTTATTGTTTTCAATGACAGAACCTATCCGCATTTCAACCGCTTGCTGCAAAAACTTGGCGTCCAGTCGGCCCCGACCGACATGTCTTTTTCCTACAGCGAACCGCATACCGGGTTTGCATATGCAGGAACCGGTCTCTCCGGTCTTTTCGCACGCAGAGCCAATATCATTGACCCCAGCTTCTGGCGGATGCTCTTGGCCGTCACCAAGTTCTGCAAAAACATCACCAGGGATCTTGAAAACAACAGACTCGCCCATGCCACCCTGGGCCGCTACCTTATTGAAAACAGGTACCCAAAAATCCTGATGTCGCGCTATCTCGGCCCCATGGTCCAGGCGATATGGTCCGCGGAAAGCGGGACTCCTGAGGATTTTCCCCTGGATCGTTTTGTCCGGTTCTTTTTCAACCATGGTCTCCTCAGTGTCCGAGGCGGTCCCACCTGGTTTTACATACCCGGCGGGAGCCACTCCTATGTTCATGCTTTTGAGCGGTCCTTTAAGGGGAACATCCGGACATCATGCCCGGTGCAGTCGGTTTCCAGGTCTGCATCAGGTCCGGAACTCAAGATCAATGACCAACACCTGCGTTACGATGCGGTTGTCCTGGCCTGTCATGCCGATACGGCCCTTTCCCTGCTGGCGGATCCCGATGAGGACGAAAAAAATTGCCTTGGACCATGGCGGTATGTGGCCAACGATGTGGTAATGCATACTGATCCATCTTTTCTTCCTGCCAATCCTCGGGCATGGGCCTGCTGGAACGTGATCGCGGATGCTGAAAAGCGGAATGAAAAGGTCAGCGTCCACTACTGGATGAACCTTCTGCAGCGCTTTGAAGCTGCCAAAAACTATGTGGTAACCTTGAATCCGCGCCGCCCGGTCTCCCAGCATAGCACCCTGCAACGCCTTGCAATGAGCCATCCCCAGTTCACTGTCGCGGCGCTAAAAACCCAGGCGCAATTTGATCGCTTACAGGGAAGCAGGTCAACCTATTACTGCGGGAGCTACCATGGCAACGGGTTTCATGAGGACGCGGCCGCTTCCGGGGTCAGGGTTGCCGAACTGCTGGGAGTTGAACCATGA
- a CDS encoding DUF1295 domain-containing protein: MIFSVMLTSTPFIATLFAVLALMAGAWTLSLITKKACLADSFWGAGFILVAWTTWLMGPGTSRSLLVVVLISIWGVRLAYHITRRNWGKPEDRRYQAMRDYHGKKFWWISLFSVFLLQAVLLWLISIAPQVAQLSAKPAALTWLDWLGVAIWTVGMMFEATADRQMEKFRNDPANKGKVMDKGLWAWSRHPNYFGESLIWWGLFCVALAVPFGWLTLFSPLIITFLLLKVSGVALLEKEIGARRPGYEEYRKRVNAFFPWFPSRQ; this comes from the coding sequence TTGATTTTTTCGGTCATGCTGACATCAACTCCTTTCATCGCCACGCTTTTCGCTGTTCTGGCGCTCATGGCCGGAGCTTGGACCCTTTCCCTGATTACGAAAAAGGCCTGCTTGGCGGATTCCTTCTGGGGCGCCGGATTTATTCTCGTGGCCTGGACGACCTGGCTGATGGGCCCCGGAACATCCAGGAGTCTTCTGGTCGTCGTGCTCATCAGCATTTGGGGGGTGCGCCTTGCCTACCATATCACCAGGCGAAACTGGGGCAAGCCGGAGGATCGGCGTTACCAGGCAATGCGGGATTATCACGGAAAAAAATTTTGGTGGATAAGCCTTTTTTCAGTATTCTTACTGCAGGCGGTTCTGCTGTGGCTTATTTCCATTGCCCCTCAGGTCGCTCAGCTTTCCGCCAAGCCGGCCGCGCTTACCTGGCTGGACTGGCTTGGCGTCGCTATCTGGACCGTGGGCATGATGTTTGAGGCTACAGCGGATCGCCAGATGGAAAAGTTCAGGAATGATCCGGCCAACAAGGGCAAGGTCATGGACAAGGGGCTCTGGGCGTGGTCGCGTCATCCCAACTATTTTGGCGAAAGCCTGATCTGGTGGGGTCTATTCTGTGTCGCCCTGGCGGTCCCCTTCGGCTGGTTGACCCTGTTCAGCCCGTTGATCATAACTTTTCTGCTGTTAAAAGTTTCAGGCGTGGCCCTGCTGGAAAAAGAGATCGGGGCTCGCCGTCCTGGATATGAAGAGTACCGGAAAAGGGTAAACGCCTTTTTTCCATGGTTTCCCTCCCGTCAATAG
- a CDS encoding DUF2177 family protein, with protein MDYIFYLKLYLVTVPIFFMVDMLWLGLIARKFYRKNLGFILSPEVNWLAALTFYFIFIVGIIIFAVNPAIENDSLAKAMVMGGLFGFFTYATYDLTNMALIKGWPLKVVLVDIAWGAFLCATVASLSFTAARWLA; from the coding sequence ATGGATTACATTTTCTATTTAAAGCTATACCTGGTCACGGTACCCATCTTTTTCATGGTGGACATGCTCTGGCTGGGACTTATTGCCAGGAAGTTCTACCGGAAAAATCTGGGTTTTATCCTCAGCCCAGAGGTGAACTGGCTTGCGGCGCTTACCTTCTATTTCATTTTCATAGTCGGAATAATCATCTTCGCCGTTAATCCGGCCATCGAAAATGACTCTCTGGCAAAAGCAATGGTTATGGGGGGTCTTTTCGGCTTCTTCACCTATGCCACCTATGACCTGACCAACATGGCACTGATCAAAGGCTGGCCTCTCAAGGTCGTGCTGGTCGACATTGCCTGGGGTGCTTTTTTATGCGCCACGGTTGCCTCCCTGAGCTTCACGGCTGCCAGGTGGCTGGCTTGA
- a CDS encoding SagB/ThcOx family dehydrogenase: MTIDDQLRAHRLFLTDHLRKQTDFSRTDQNRGVPPPPLQKPAPPDSLRVSLPDFRQWQQAIGQTSLVEAIGRRESRRRFAEDKLALAELSFLLWATQGVRRVLGHGHALRNVPSAGARHSFETYLFIRNVTELTPGLYRYLPLEHELVHVRDVPDMGTALIRAAYGQKFVGRSAVTFVWACIPGRMEWRYGLTAHRVILLDAGHVCQNLYLACEAVGAGTCAVAAYDQAELDQLLGVDGEEEFAVYVAPVGKKE; the protein is encoded by the coding sequence ATGACTATTGACGACCAACTGCGGGCCCACCGCTTGTTCTTGACCGACCATCTTCGCAAGCAGACGGATTTTTCTCGAACAGACCAGAACAGGGGAGTCCCCCCGCCACCGCTGCAGAAGCCGGCCCCTCCCGATTCCCTTAGAGTCTCACTGCCCGATTTTAGGCAATGGCAGCAAGCCATCGGGCAAACGTCCTTGGTCGAGGCCATTGGCCGGAGGGAGAGCCGGAGACGGTTTGCCGAGGACAAACTGGCCCTGGCCGAACTTTCCTTTTTGCTTTGGGCCACCCAGGGCGTGCGCCGGGTCCTCGGCCATGGTCACGCCCTGCGCAACGTGCCTTCGGCCGGAGCCCGACACAGTTTTGAAACCTATCTGTTCATCCGCAACGTGACGGAGTTGACCCCAGGGCTTTACCGGTATTTGCCCCTGGAACATGAGCTGGTTCATGTCCGGGACGTGCCGGATATGGGTACGGCCCTGATCCGTGCCGCCTATGGTCAGAAATTTGTTGGGCGGTCGGCGGTGACCTTTGTCTGGGCCTGCATCCCTGGGCGTATGGAATGGCGTTATGGCCTGACCGCCCACCGAGTGATCCTGCTGGACGCGGGGCATGTCTGCCAGAACCTCTATCTGGCCTGCGAGGCCGTGGGGGCAGGAACCTGCGCCGTGGCGGCCTACGACCAAGCGGAGTTGGATCAGCTGCTGGGCGTGGACGGCGAGGAGGAGTTCGCGGTCTATGTCGCGCCGGTTGGGAAAAAGGAGTAG
- a CDS encoding DUF1365 family protein, protein MNSRVVPVRISHERYKNKNHSFDYRSMVFILDLDELQNIDHSSKLFGLNRFRLFSIFDHDYLAVGPEAIREKLKELLKSSTSFSLSSEDRVVLLASARVFGHVFNPVSFYFIYSASGKLLLIAAEVNNTFGDKHLYLLENQQEQQDFPVKYKTAKAFHVSPFFEMSGEYSFSFSDIRKELDISIMLSSNGGKALQARMRQLAAPKELKDFNLLKTWLHHPLAPNLTYPRIIRQAISLYFLKGLPVFPRPEPSSPMTIRTMRQKTTLLDRVARKLVLANFKKIRKGRLEIQMPDNSVLVFQGNEPGPACRMIVHDPLFFRQLLKGEDVGLGEAYTRGMWSADNLTELLELLVMNMNYLSYLEDWGFWGRSLHKIMMPARKMIPDNDPKGSRKNVRAHYDLSNDFFSSFLDPGMTYSCAVFENPQLYKMGAKTPDDLDLQKAQERKYALVAEAAGIKAGQDVIEIGCGWGEFAIFMARNYGCRVHAVTISQKQHQHVEQRVKSQGLSNRINVILEDYRKLSGQYDALVSIEALEAVGHKYHPDFFRTVDRLLKPGGLACLQTITILDQRYEAYRKTRDWISSHIFPGGLLPSLNRITEVLARETSLVISGINDIGAHYGPTLAAWRRRFLENWEDISRLGFDDGFRRTWLYYFCLCEAAFNQRHIRDLQIVLDRPDYL, encoded by the coding sequence ATGAACTCGAGGGTTGTGCCGGTAAGAATTTCCCATGAAAGATACAAGAACAAAAACCACAGCTTCGACTACAGGTCGATGGTTTTTATTCTGGACCTTGATGAACTGCAAAACATTGACCATTCATCAAAACTGTTCGGCCTCAATCGCTTCCGGCTTTTTTCCATCTTTGATCATGATTATCTGGCCGTCGGCCCTGAAGCCATCAGGGAAAAGCTCAAAGAGCTGCTCAAATCAAGCACCTCTTTTTCGCTTTCCAGCGAGGACAGGGTTGTTCTTCTGGCTTCAGCCAGGGTCTTTGGCCATGTTTTCAACCCGGTCAGCTTCTACTTCATATACAGTGCCTCGGGAAAGCTTCTGCTAATCGCGGCCGAGGTAAACAACACTTTTGGCGACAAGCACCTCTATCTCCTTGAAAACCAACAAGAACAGCAGGACTTTCCCGTCAAGTACAAAACGGCCAAAGCCTTCCATGTATCCCCCTTCTTTGAAATGAGCGGAGAATACAGTTTCAGTTTCAGCGACATACGCAAGGAGCTGGACATATCCATAATGCTCTCCAGCAACGGCGGGAAAGCCTTGCAAGCAAGGATGCGGCAGCTTGCTGCGCCAAAAGAGCTAAAAGACTTTAACCTGTTAAAAACGTGGCTGCATCATCCCCTGGCGCCTAATTTGACCTACCCGCGCATCATTCGCCAGGCCATCAGCCTTTACTTCCTGAAAGGGTTGCCGGTCTTTCCCCGGCCGGAACCTTCAAGCCCCATGACCATAAGAACCATGCGACAAAAAACCACCCTCCTGGACCGGGTTGCCCGAAAACTGGTCCTGGCGAATTTTAAAAAAATCCGCAAAGGACGCCTTGAAATTCAGATGCCGGACAACTCGGTTCTCGTCTTTCAGGGCAATGAACCCGGTCCGGCATGCAGGATGATTGTCCATGACCCGCTTTTTTTTCGCCAACTGCTGAAAGGGGAAGATGTCGGGCTTGGAGAGGCCTATACCCGGGGGATGTGGAGCGCTGATAACTTGACCGAACTCTTGGAGTTGCTGGTCATGAACATGAATTACCTGTCCTATCTGGAAGACTGGGGATTTTGGGGAAGGTCCCTGCACAAAATAATGATGCCGGCCAGAAAAATGATTCCCGACAATGATCCCAAGGGCAGCAGAAAGAACGTCCGGGCGCATTACGACCTCTCAAACGATTTCTTTTCCAGCTTCCTTGATCCCGGCATGACCTATTCCTGCGCGGTGTTTGAAAATCCTCAACTATACAAAATGGGGGCAAAAACGCCCGATGACCTGGATCTGCAGAAAGCCCAGGAGCGCAAGTACGCCCTGGTGGCCGAGGCCGCAGGTATAAAGGCCGGGCAGGATGTTATCGAAATCGGCTGCGGATGGGGGGAGTTTGCCATTTTTATGGCGCGCAACTACGGTTGCCGGGTCCACGCGGTGACGATATCCCAAAAACAGCACCAGCACGTTGAGCAAAGGGTGAAGTCTCAGGGGTTGAGTAACAGGATCAATGTTATTCTTGAAGACTACCGTAAACTTTCAGGGCAATATGACGCCCTGGTATCCATAGAGGCGCTGGAGGCTGTAGGTCACAAGTATCACCCCGACTTCTTCAGGACCGTGGACCGGCTACTAAAGCCGGGGGGCTTGGCCTGTCTCCAGACCATAACCATTCTTGACCAGCGATATGAGGCCTATCGTAAAACCAGGGACTGGATAAGCTCCCATATCTTTCCCGGCGGCCTTTTGCCTTCGCTGAACAGAATAACCGAAGTGCTTGCCCGGGAAACCTCCCTTGTAATTTCAGGTATCAATGACATCGGAGCCCATTATGGCCCCACCCTGGCCGCATGGAGAAGGCGATTCCTGGAGAACTGGGAAGATATAAGCAGGCTTGGCTTTGACGACGGTTTCCGACGCACCTGGCTCTATTAC